CGCCCGGGGCTACACCCAACGCTCCGACCAGAAAGACCAGCTGGAAAACCTGCACATTGGCGGCGACGATACCCACCCCGGCGGCGCTAACGAGCACGTCAAAGAAGGCGAAAATGCTGCTGGGCCCGGTTTTCAGAAAGAAGGCAGCGTAGATATGGGCAACGCCATCCGCACGCAGGATCAGGACTTTGGCGAAGACGCCCCCAGTGGCCCCGCCCGCCCGGCGCACGATTAATCCGGTTAAGTACCAAACAAAAACGTCCGGCTCCCTCACGAGCCGGACGTTTTTGTTTGGTCTGCTGCCCATGGTTATCCACTCAGCCATGACTAGGGTAAGTACTATGTAAGCTCGCAAAATGATAGAAGCCACTAGGCAGACGGGCAACTAACGGGCGTACGAACATTCAGTGAATTTTCGCAATGCATAAAATGGCACTGTTTCCGCTCAAAAGAAGTGATATCAGGGTTTTAAGAGGAGAGTGCTTGGATTTTACCTGTATAAGCGAATATATTTAGGGAGTCGTTTCCCCCGCTACACCCGGTAGCATTGGCGGCTCGCCTTCTCTGCTTTACATTCTTACCACCTAACCTCTTGCTACTTTTCTTATGAGCACAGACCCAAACGCATACGACGCTGATAACGCGGAATCCTCCTGGGAAGCAGAAGAAAAATCATTGTCGGCGGGAAATACCCGTTTGGCCATTATTGTAGGAGCTATAGTGCTTTTGGGCGGATTTGGTTATGCCATGATGCCAGGCGGAAAAACCAGCAACAGTGCCTCTGCCATGATGAGCTCCGTAATGCTGGATGGAGAAGCTACCGTGACCGGTGCCGCCGCTAAACCAGAAGCTGCTCCTGCCACAGAAGAAGAAACGGCCAAAGCCGAAGCAGCCGCTGCCGCTGCCAAGACCACCGCTACCACTACCCCGGCCGCCATTGCCGCCGCAGCCGCAGCCGCTAAGCGTGCCACTCCGGCCGCCAACGCAAACAACACTATTGAGCCCATTGCCGCCACCTCCGTTACGGCTCCGGTAGAGGCCGCCCCGGCCCCGGCACCCGCCGTGGTAGCAGAAGCCCCCGCTACGACCAACCTCACCGGCCGCGTGCTGGACGAGGATGGGCAACCACTGGCCGGCGCTACCATCTTCCTGAAAGGCTCCCGTAAAATTGCCAGCGCCGATGCCAATGGCAACTACACCATTGAAGTGCCCGTGGGCGAAAACACGCTCACCTACGGCTACGGTGGCTACCAGGACCAGGTGATGCGCGTGCGCACCGGCCAGTCCGGCAATGTAACGCTGCTGCCCAAGGAAGGTACCCGCCGCCGCAAGCACTAGTCTATGCGAGAACACTACACTGGAATATAAAAAAGGGCTGCAGAGAATCTGCAGCCCTTTTTTATGCGCTTATAGTACGCCTGTAAAGGCATTAGGCCGATCTGGCAAAGCGGCGGCCAACCAGGAAGTAAACCGGGATACCCAGTGCCACCAGCAGCAGGCCGTAGCGCGAGTACTCCGCCGTATCGGGGGCCAGCAGCAGGATAATGCAGAAGGCTGAGGCCAGCAGCACGTAAATGCCCGGCACTACCGGGTAGCCCCAGGCAC
The Hymenobacter sp. DG25B genome window above contains:
- a CDS encoding carboxypeptidase-like regulatory domain-containing protein; this encodes MSTDPNAYDADNAESSWEAEEKSLSAGNTRLAIIVGAIVLLGGFGYAMMPGGKTSNSASAMMSSVMLDGEATVTGAAAKPEAAPATEEETAKAEAAAAAAKTTATTTPAAIAAAAAAAKRATPAANANNTIEPIAATSVTAPVEAAPAPAPAVVAEAPATTNLTGRVLDEDGQPLAGATIFLKGSRKIASADANGNYTIEVPVGENTLTYGYGGYQDQVMRVRTGQSGNVTLLPKEGTRRRKH